One genomic window of Deinococcus ruber includes the following:
- a CDS encoding SIR2 family protein, whose translation MSLPPNLAELAVSMHHNPGVYALLLGSGLSLSAGIPTAWGIVENLIRQLAVTNGVSPLPEGDALFTWYRDTYSTEASYSDLITRIEPTQAGQHRLLRGYFEQQNADGQLVPHAPSPAHRAIAQLCQAGLLRVIVTTNFDRLLEQALADVHVIPTVISNAQEIPAAPPLVHGGVFILKLHGDYLKDDVRNSVADLEQYPADLQAYLNRILDEFGLIVCGWSGEWDHALRNSILNTPNRRYPLVWSAYREPSAKAKELIDARRGHVVTGLDADSFFNLLEGRVLALRDLHYTPPRDAAALAAEVKRFMANPLRDGARLTDLIERTCDDLKDAIHGEARPPAPDEHGIRRGLEWSVNVSVPLLHVLGAVLKYDRAGTWTATLREALTRIDWDVHMLPFAMTDTERQLRRLPVLLIGLAAAGLGAAYDKPEILTFLQADPYRQPNMLRYSPVEALLRSNSLDDLVRTGDLSKGSMPVRYWAADVLMRELAPYLNPATALEDLRVGELLVALIALDEVVSQRFMETMLNGRAAVTGTQLYRLQPQRGCARLLQLFKPGLEDMQARLGLQQDRRLLAAAYDQAAVAAFNPRYDFGTEGFRAEMAALVSSMSGEA comes from the coding sequence ATGAGCCTGCCACCCAATCTCGCAGAGCTGGCCGTCAGCATGCATCACAATCCGGGCGTCTATGCCCTCCTGTTGGGCAGCGGCCTGAGTCTCTCGGCGGGCATTCCGACCGCCTGGGGCATTGTCGAGAACCTGATCCGGCAACTGGCGGTCACCAACGGCGTCTCGCCACTTCCGGAAGGAGACGCCCTCTTCACGTGGTATCGGGACACCTACAGCACGGAAGCTTCCTACAGTGACCTCATCACCAGAATCGAACCCACCCAGGCCGGGCAGCACCGCCTGCTGCGCGGCTATTTCGAGCAGCAGAATGCTGACGGTCAACTGGTGCCGCACGCACCTAGCCCCGCGCACCGCGCCATCGCCCAGTTGTGCCAGGCGGGTTTGCTGCGCGTGATTGTCACCACCAATTTCGACCGTCTGCTCGAACAGGCACTGGCGGATGTTCACGTCATTCCTACCGTGATCTCCAACGCGCAGGAAATCCCCGCCGCGCCCCCACTCGTGCACGGCGGCGTCTTCATCCTCAAATTGCACGGCGACTATCTCAAGGACGACGTGAGGAACAGCGTCGCCGATCTCGAACAGTATCCCGCAGATCTTCAGGCCTATCTGAACCGCATTCTGGACGAATTCGGTCTGATCGTCTGCGGCTGGAGTGGTGAGTGGGATCATGCGTTGCGAAACAGTATTTTGAACACGCCGAACCGGCGGTATCCGCTGGTGTGGAGCGCGTACCGTGAGCCGAGCGCAAAGGCGAAGGAATTGATCGACGCGCGGCGAGGCCATGTCGTGACCGGGTTGGACGCCGATTCCTTCTTTAATCTGCTGGAAGGTCGGGTGCTGGCCCTGCGCGACCTGCATTACACGCCGCCCCGTGATGCCGCTGCGCTCGCGGCGGAGGTCAAGCGCTTCATGGCGAATCCGCTGCGGGACGGCGCGCGCCTGACGGATCTGATCGAGCGCACCTGCGACGATCTGAAAGACGCCATCCACGGAGAGGCCAGGCCGCCTGCACCGGACGAACACGGTATCCGGCGTGGCTTGGAATGGAGCGTGAACGTGTCTGTTCCGCTGCTGCATGTGCTCGGCGCGGTACTGAAGTATGACCGCGCAGGAACATGGACGGCGACACTACGCGAAGCGTTGACGCGCATCGACTGGGATGTGCATATGCTTCCCTTTGCAATGACGGACACCGAGCGGCAACTACGCCGACTCCCGGTGCTGCTGATCGGCCTGGCGGCAGCCGGACTTGGAGCCGCATATGACAAGCCGGAGATCCTGACGTTTCTGCAAGCCGACCCGTACCGGCAGCCGAACATGCTGCGGTACTCTCCCGTCGAGGCGCTGCTGCGCTCGAACTCACTGGATGACCTCGTGAGAACGGGCGATCTTTCAAAGGGAAGTATGCCGGTACGCTACTGGGCAGCCGACGTACTGATGCGGGAACTTGCGCCGTACCTCAACCCGGCCACCGCACTGGAAGATCTGCGGGTGGGCGAACTGCTGGTGGCGCTGATAGCCCTCGACGAAGTGGTATCTCAGCGGTTCATGGAGACGATGCTTAACGGCAGAGCCGCCGTCACGGGAACCCAGCTGTACCGTCTTCAGCCTCAACGCGGCTGTGCACGTCTCCTGCAGCTGTTCAAGCCGGGACTGGAGGACATGCAGGCGCGGCTCGGGCTTCAGCAGGACCGTCGTCTTCTGGCAGCCGCCTACGATCAGGCTGCGGTTGCGGCCTTCAATCCCCGCTACGACTTCGGAACGGAAGGATTTCGGGCCGAGATGGCGGCTCTGGTCAGCAGCATGTCCGGTGAAGCGTAG